A single region of the candidate division KSB1 bacterium genome encodes:
- a CDS encoding acyl-CoA carboxylase subunit beta, with amino-acid sequence MLDKLQILNERRAQAQLGGGEDRILAQHAKGKLTARERIHILLDPGSFVELDALVMHHSHDFGLDEQQILGDGVVTGFGRIDGRNVYLFSQDFTAFGGSLSEAHGEKICKIMDMAMKTGAPVIGLNDSGGARVQEGVVSLGAYAEIFLRNTLASGVVPQISAVLGPCAGGAVYSPAITDFTLMVRKTSYMFVTGPKVVKTVTHEDISSEDLGGADTHAGRSGVAHFANEDEADCLMTIRRLVSYMPQNNLEDPPRLPAPDQPIQDESLRMLIPDNANKPYDIKDVITRVVDADSFLEVHRDWAQNIVVGFARIGGYSVGIVANQPAVLAGCLDIDSSRKGARFVRFCDAFNIPLIVFEDVPGFLPGTDQEWRGIISNGAKLLYAFCESTVPKITVITRKAYGGAYDVMNSKHIRGDLNFAWPSAEIAVMGAAGAVEIIFAREIKAAADPGKTKDEKVAEYTEKFANPYSAAARGYVDEVIDPADTRSRLIAGLQLLEHKVDANPRKKHGNIPL; translated from the coding sequence ATGCTGGACAAACTGCAAATTCTGAATGAGCGGCGGGCTCAGGCGCAGTTGGGCGGCGGCGAAGACCGCATTCTGGCCCAACACGCCAAAGGCAAGCTGACCGCGCGGGAGCGGATCCATATCCTGCTCGATCCCGGCTCGTTCGTTGAATTGGATGCGCTGGTCATGCATCACTCCCACGATTTCGGCCTCGACGAACAGCAAATCCTCGGCGACGGCGTCGTGACCGGTTTCGGACGCATTGACGGCCGGAATGTTTATTTGTTTTCGCAGGACTTCACCGCGTTCGGCGGTTCGCTCTCCGAAGCGCATGGCGAAAAGATCTGCAAGATCATGGATATGGCCATGAAGACGGGCGCGCCCGTGATCGGCCTGAACGACTCCGGCGGCGCCCGCGTGCAGGAAGGCGTCGTTTCGCTCGGCGCCTATGCCGAGATCTTCCTCCGCAACACGCTGGCGTCCGGCGTCGTCCCGCAAATCTCCGCGGTACTCGGACCCTGCGCCGGAGGTGCCGTGTACAGTCCCGCGATCACGGACTTTACCCTCATGGTCCGCAAAACAAGCTACATGTTTGTCACCGGACCCAAAGTCGTGAAGACCGTCACCCACGAGGATATTTCGAGCGAGGACCTCGGCGGCGCGGATACCCACGCGGGACGCTCCGGCGTCGCGCACTTCGCCAACGAGGATGAGGCCGACTGTCTGATGACGATTCGCCGCCTGGTCTCGTACATGCCGCAGAACAACCTCGAAGATCCACCGCGGCTGCCCGCGCCCGATCAGCCGATCCAGGACGAGTCCTTGCGCATGCTGATCCCGGACAATGCCAACAAGCCCTATGACATCAAGGACGTCATCACGCGCGTGGTGGACGCGGATTCCTTCCTCGAAGTGCATCGCGATTGGGCGCAGAATATCGTCGTGGGCTTCGCCCGCATCGGCGGCTACTCCGTTGGCATCGTCGCGAATCAGCCCGCGGTGCTGGCCGGTTGCCTCGACATCGACTCCTCACGCAAGGGCGCGCGCTTCGTGCGCTTCTGCGACGCGTTTAACATCCCGCTCATCGTCTTTGAAGATGTGCCCGGCTTCCTGCCCGGGACCGACCAGGAGTGGCGCGGCATCATCAGCAATGGCGCCAAACTGCTCTACGCGTTTTGTGAATCCACCGTCCCCAAAATCACCGTCATCACCCGTAAAGCCTACGGGGGTGCGTATGACGTCATGAATTCCAAGCACATCCGCGGCGACCTCAACTTCGCCTGGCCGTCCGCGGAAATCGCCGTCATGGGTGCCGCCGGTGCCGTCGAGATCATCTTTGCCCGCGAAATCAAGGCCGCCGCCGACCCCGGCAAGACCAAGGATGAAAAGGTCGCCGAATACACCGAGAAATTCGCGAATCCCTACTCCGCCGCCGCGCGCGGCTACGTCGATGAAGTGATCGACCCGGCCGACACGCGTTCGCGCCTGATCGCCGGATTGCAACTACTCGAGCACAAGGTCGATGCCAACCCGCGCAAAAAACACGGCAATATCCCGCTCTAA
- a CDS encoding VWA domain-containing protein, with product MLSNFRLTFGSSVWFYVLLAIAAVALAVVVYRYTLPPVAAVRRTVLWLLRSLALILILLMLFEPVLSFFRSERQRPTVALLVDKSASMDVSALGDNRLATTNALLRSPELKHLAERVQLRTFSFADTATECPFDSLQRLPAAGVGTDLAGAWRTARKALAAENLVGMIMLTDGSYNLGASPEREASSAAIPIHTIGLGDTSSRNDAVIADILTNELTYLHSRVPVDLRVRAKGLKSRSARLRLLGPQGAPLGEENLRFTEDQTELTVSMEFEAASVGDLRVTAVLDSVPGEVTADNNRRSVIITVLENKSRVVILSGPPAPDLTMLRQSLEMDSTIELTAFVEAGQGKFIDRNDAPTASELEAAKLIILANFPTRFTSESTLNTLLRAATDQRIPVLFLAGGQVASGRLAQLRELLPFELTKQLPSAERVTLRESGTHPALASKNPLPAEWSALPPAFGGNGNYRVDAGVQVVARLSRAALGIPEDEPAVAYWCFPGRRGAAIFCWGTQRWRLQLASGGNAATFYDELMSRTVKWLIAPAEERRVIIKTAKKLYSGGERARFIAQVYGSDLQPRDDATIDLTATSGDRAERVPMRSRGNGRYEGDLVPWAEGEYRFSGRALAGTDTLGSDGGIFGVEAFNIELVDPRARFDILTRVAELSNGSFAPASGAAALLNAIQPESRVVTSKREIPLWNKSTMLWIVIALLAAEWMLRKRSGML from the coding sequence TTGCTCTCCAATTTTCGGCTGACATTCGGGTCCAGCGTCTGGTTCTATGTCCTGCTCGCGATCGCCGCCGTCGCGCTGGCCGTCGTGGTCTATCGCTACACGCTCCCGCCGGTCGCTGCCGTGCGCCGCACCGTGCTTTGGCTCCTGCGCAGCCTCGCCCTCATCCTGATCTTGTTGATGCTCTTCGAACCGGTCTTGAGCTTCTTCCGCTCGGAGCGCCAGCGGCCGACCGTGGCCCTGCTGGTTGACAAGTCTGCTTCGATGGACGTGTCCGCGCTCGGCGACAACCGCTTGGCGACCACCAACGCCCTGCTGCGCTCACCAGAGTTGAAACACCTGGCCGAGCGTGTGCAGCTTCGAACGTTCAGCTTCGCCGATACCGCCACTGAGTGCCCGTTCGATTCGCTCCAGCGCTTGCCTGCGGCGGGCGTGGGAACCGACCTGGCGGGTGCTTGGCGCACAGCGCGGAAGGCCCTCGCCGCCGAAAACCTGGTTGGCATGATCATGCTCACCGATGGCTCTTACAATCTGGGCGCAAGTCCGGAACGTGAAGCCAGCTCGGCGGCCATACCGATTCACACGATCGGTCTCGGCGATACGAGTTCACGAAACGACGCGGTCATCGCCGACATCCTGACCAACGAACTCACCTACCTCCATTCGCGTGTTCCCGTGGACTTGCGTGTGCGCGCCAAAGGGCTCAAGTCCCGGTCCGCGCGCCTGCGGCTACTCGGACCGCAGGGTGCGCCGCTCGGGGAGGAGAATCTGCGGTTCACCGAGGACCAAACCGAGCTGACCGTCAGCATGGAGTTCGAAGCCGCTTCCGTCGGCGATCTCCGGGTTACCGCGGTGCTCGATAGCGTTCCCGGCGAAGTCACAGCCGACAATAACCGACGCTCGGTCATCATCACCGTGCTCGAAAACAAATCACGGGTCGTAATCCTGTCCGGTCCGCCCGCGCCCGACCTGACGATGCTTCGCCAGTCCCTCGAAATGGACTCCACCATCGAGCTGACTGCGTTCGTCGAGGCCGGACAGGGCAAATTCATCGACCGCAACGACGCGCCCACCGCCTCCGAACTGGAAGCGGCCAAGCTGATCATCCTCGCCAATTTCCCGACCCGGTTCACCTCCGAATCCACGCTCAACACCCTGCTCCGAGCGGCAACGGACCAGCGCATCCCCGTACTATTTCTCGCGGGCGGCCAAGTCGCCTCCGGCCGTTTGGCCCAGCTCAGAGAGCTGCTGCCGTTTGAGCTGACCAAGCAGTTGCCCTCCGCGGAGCGCGTCACGCTGCGCGAGTCCGGCACTCATCCCGCTCTCGCCAGCAAGAATCCACTGCCCGCGGAATGGTCCGCGCTTCCGCCCGCCTTCGGCGGGAACGGCAACTACCGCGTGGACGCCGGAGTGCAAGTCGTCGCCCGCTTGTCCCGCGCGGCGCTGGGAATCCCCGAAGACGAGCCGGCCGTGGCTTACTGGTGTTTTCCCGGTCGCCGCGGAGCCGCGATCTTCTGCTGGGGTACCCAACGCTGGAGGCTGCAGCTCGCGTCCGGCGGAAACGCGGCGACGTTCTATGATGAACTGATGTCGCGAACCGTCAAGTGGCTGATTGCCCCCGCCGAAGAACGACGGGTCATCATCAAGACCGCCAAAAAACTCTATTCCGGTGGAGAACGCGCGCGATTCATCGCGCAGGTCTATGGCTCGGACCTCCAGCCGCGCGACGACGCCACCATCGACCTTACCGCGACGTCAGGCGATCGCGCCGAGCGCGTTCCTATGCGAAGCCGCGGCAATGGCCGCTACGAGGGCGACTTGGTCCCCTGGGCGGAAGGCGAGTATCGGTTCAGCGGGCGGGCGCTCGCCGGAACGGACACGCTCGGTTCGGATGGCGGGATCTTCGGCGTCGAAGCATTCAATATCGAGCTCGTTGACCCGCGCGCGCGGTTTGATATACTAACAAGAGTAGCGGAACTCTCCAACGGCTCATTTGCGCCGGCGTCCGGTGCCGCGGCTCTGCTCAATGCAATTCAGCCGGAATCCCGCGTCGTGACCAGCAAGCGCGAAATCCCCTTGTGGAACAAGTCAACCATGCTCTGGATCGTCATCGCTCTGCTCGCCGCCGAATGGATGCTCCGCAAGCGCAGCGGAATGCTGTAA
- the tsaD gene encoding tRNA (adenosine(37)-N6)-threonylcarbamoyltransferase complex transferase subunit TsaD, with product MITLAIESSCDESSCSILSDTDVLATRTETQSVHAQYGGVVPELAGRSHLELLPVLAHEALCAAGVNPISVDLFAATRGPGLVGSLLVGTNFCRGLALAANKPFRGIHHIEAHLWSPEIEHGQLPLPFLGLVASGGHTLLVEVLGLREYRLLGSTIDDAVGEAFDKVGKLGGLPFPAGASLDSLAEQGNPRRFKFAVPMQDNSYDFSFSGLKTAFLYALRDLGGSPSESDFRDLFAAFREAAVQSIVLKTRRAISTLQPRALLCAGGVAANSLLRTRLSSSASASAIPFYYPALQYCGDNAAMIGYLAYKLERAAMPDANDAALPRWPLDAVNVTTIQ from the coding sequence ATGATTACGCTTGCAATCGAGTCGAGCTGCGACGAGAGCTCCTGCTCCATTCTATCGGATACCGATGTCCTGGCGACACGAACGGAGACCCAGTCCGTGCACGCCCAGTATGGCGGAGTGGTCCCCGAGCTCGCGGGACGGTCCCATCTGGAGTTGCTTCCCGTGCTCGCTCACGAAGCACTATGCGCGGCCGGCGTCAATCCAATTTCCGTAGATCTGTTCGCCGCTACACGCGGGCCCGGGTTGGTCGGCTCACTGCTCGTCGGTACGAACTTCTGCCGGGGTCTGGCCCTCGCGGCGAACAAGCCGTTTCGCGGAATCCATCATATCGAAGCGCATCTCTGGTCGCCTGAAATCGAACACGGTCAACTGCCGTTGCCGTTCCTCGGACTCGTTGCCAGTGGCGGTCACACGCTGCTGGTCGAAGTACTTGGACTGCGGGAATATCGCCTGCTCGGTTCCACCATCGACGATGCCGTTGGGGAAGCGTTCGACAAGGTCGGAAAGCTCGGCGGCCTGCCGTTTCCCGCCGGCGCGTCGCTTGATTCATTGGCCGAACAAGGCAATCCTCGACGCTTCAAGTTCGCCGTTCCGATGCAGGATAACTCATACGATTTCAGCTTCTCCGGTCTGAAGACCGCGTTCCTCTATGCCCTGCGCGATCTCGGTGGATCGCCGAGCGAGTCGGACTTCCGCGACTTGTTCGCCGCCTTCCGCGAAGCCGCCGTGCAGTCCATCGTTCTCAAGACCCGGCGCGCCATATCGACGCTCCAACCGCGCGCGCTCCTCTGCGCCGGCGGAGTAGCCGCGAACTCCCTCTTGCGAACCCGGCTATCGTCGAGCGCCAGCGCCTCCGCGATTCCATTCTACTACCCCGCTCTGCAATACTGCGGGGATAACGCCGCCATGATCGGGTACTTGGCCTACAAACTCGAACGCGCCGCCATGCCGGATGCGAACGACGCCGCGCTGCCGCGCTGGCCGCTTGACGCCGTCAACGTGACCACCATCCAATAA
- a CDS encoding class II aldolase/adducin family protein, whose product MGCNRVEGHLAAVIRELQHVARVLAAAHCLPATDGNFSARLDATRVVLTRKAIEKRELRQDDFVVSGVDDPAPEGGSSEWRLHQTLYRARPEIACVLHAHAPGLTAFAVARRVPDASLLAESALLLGRVALVPFVSPGTAALGETLIATDRDAGVYILANHGSVTVGGTITEALHRMERAEFLAVAEIQATILGRTMPLTETQLAELRTASPGPGSAKASPPS is encoded by the coding sequence GGGGCACCTCGCAGCCGTCATCCGCGAATTGCAGCATGTCGCGAGGGTGCTCGCCGCCGCCCACTGTCTCCCCGCCACGGACGGCAATTTCTCCGCCCGCCTCGATGCGACCCGAGTCGTCTTGACCCGCAAAGCGATCGAAAAACGGGAGCTGCGGCAGGACGACTTTGTGGTCAGTGGAGTCGACGATCCCGCGCCTGAGGGCGGATCGAGCGAATGGCGGTTGCACCAGACCCTGTATCGCGCTCGTCCCGAAATCGCCTGTGTACTGCATGCGCATGCGCCCGGCCTGACCGCGTTCGCGGTGGCGCGTCGCGTACCGGACGCAAGCCTGCTCGCGGAATCCGCGTTACTGCTCGGTCGTGTGGCGCTGGTGCCATTTGTCAGCCCGGGCACCGCAGCGCTCGGCGAGACACTGATCGCCACGGACCGTGATGCCGGCGTTTACATCCTCGCTAATCACGGTTCGGTCACGGTCGGCGGCACGATCACGGAAGCGCTGCACCGGATGGAACGCGCCGAATTCCTCGCCGTCGCCGAGATTCAGGCGACAATCCTTGGCCGGACCATGCCGCTCACAGAGACCCAGCTTGCCGAGCTGCGGACTGCTTCCCCGGGGCCGGGTAGCGCGAAGGCCTCGCCGCCTTCATGA